The proteins below come from a single Ailuropoda melanoleuca isolate Jingjing chromosome 1, ASM200744v2, whole genome shotgun sequence genomic window:
- the CRYGS gene encoding gamma-crystallin S: MSKSGTKITFYEDKHFQGRHYECDCDCADFHMYLSRCNSIRVEGGTWAVYERPNFAGYMYILPRGEYPEYQHWMGLNDRLSSCRAVHLSSGGQYKIQIFEKGDFNGQMYETTEDCPSIMEQFHMREVHSSKVLDGVWIFYELPNYRGRQYLLDKKEYRKPIDWGAASPAVQSFRRIVE; this comes from the exons ATGTCTAAGTCTGGAACCAAG ATCACTTTCTATGAGGACAAGCACTTTCAGGGCCGCCACTATGAGTGTGACTGCGACTGCGCAGATTTCCACATGTACCTGAGTCGCTGCAACTCCATTCGAGTGGAAGGAGGCACCTGGGCCGTGTACGAAAGGCCCAACTTCGCGGGCTACATGTACATCCTACCTCGGGGCGAGTACCCCGAGTACCAGCACTGGATGGGCCTCAACGACCGCCTCAGCTCCTGCCGAGCTGTTCACCTG TCTAGTGGAGGCCAGTATAAGATTCAGATCTTTGAGAAAGGAGATTTTAACGGTCAGATGTACGAAACCACTGAAGATTGCCCTTCCATCATGGAGCAATTTCACATGCGAGAGGTCCACTCCAGTAAGGTGCTGGACGGAGTTTGGATTTTCTACGAGCTGCCCAACTACCGTGGCAGGCAGTACCTCCTGGACAAGAAGGAGTACCGGAAGCCCATCGACTGGGGTGCAGCTTCCCCAGCTGTGCAGTCTTTCCGACGCATCGTGGAGTAA